In a single window of the Perca flavescens isolate YP-PL-M2 chromosome 18, PFLA_1.0, whole genome shotgun sequence genome:
- the mycn gene encoding N-myc protein — protein sequence MPAIISKNSDLEFDSLQPCFYPDEDDFYFCGPDSAPPGEDIWKKFELLPTPPLSPSRAALPGEPANASPEADPLGFGLGDPLDWASELLLLPEDDIWGASNDVDLFGSALDTNPNNIIIQDCMWSGFSAREKLERVVTEKLGKAISTATGARNVCVKAPEVVSRSSVSECVDPTIVFPFPVNKKNGSRDSTGTVSTSTTNGSAQNDSEEEDDDEDDEEEEEEDDEEEEDDEDDEDDEEEEEIDVVTVEKRRSTINKASPMATGTVTISVHPKSHDARGSGVVSRFVSRAPQELILKRSSVHQQQHNYAAPSPYASDDDPAPPPKKQRTSDAPRPPTRTISSSSSSSSTSCSSLTSSSGARSKRSASGDCSPRGSSDSEDSERRRNHNILERQRRNDLRSSFLTLRDHVPELAHNEKAAKVLILKKATEYVSSLETEEMRLQQEKDRLQARRQQLMRRLEQARTR from the exons ATGCCGGCGATCATAAGTAAAAACTCCGATTTGGAGTTTGACTCTTTACAACCGTGTTTCTACCCGGATGAGGACGACTTCTACTTCTGTGGTCCCGACTCCGCGCCACCGGGGGAGGACATCTGGAAGAAATTCGAGTTGTTGCCCACTCCGCCCCTCTCCCCGAGCCGAGCCGCGCTACCGGGGGAGCCGGCGAATGCCTCCCCGGAAGCAGACCCTCTGGGCTTCGGCTTAGGGGACCCACTGGACTGGGCTTCTGAGCTACTGCTCCTGCCCGAGGACGATATTTGGGGTGCCTCCAACGATGTGGACCTGTTCGGCTCCGCTTTGGATACTAACCCCAATAACATCATTATCCAGGACTGTATGTGGAGTGGCTTCTCTGCCAGGGAAAAGCTGGAGCGGGTGGTCACGGAGAAACTCGGCAAGGCTATTTCCACTGCCACAGGCGCCAGGAACGTGTGCGTCAAGGCGCCGGAGGTTGTGAGCCGCAGCTCGGTGTCAGAGTGTGTGGACCCCACGATAGTCTTCCCTTTCCCGGTCAACAAGAAGAACGGCAGCAGGGACTCAACCGGGACCGTAAGCACATCCACAACCAATGGGAGCGCTCAAAATGATTCCG AAGAGGAAGATGACGATGAAGACgacgaggaagaagaagaagaggacgaCGAGGAAGAAGAGGACGACGAGGACGACGAGGAtgacgaggaagaggaggagattgATGTCGTTACAGTAGAAAAGAGGCGCTCCACAATCAACAAGGCTTCGCCCATGGCGACGGGTACAGTCACCATCTCTGTGCATCCAAAGAGCCACGACGCCAGGGGGTCCGGCGTTGTGAGTCGGTTCGTCAGCAGAGCTCCTCAGGAGCTGATCCTGAAGAGGAGCTCGGTCCACCAGCAGCAACACAACTACGCCGCCCCCTCACCGTACGCTTCAGACGACGACCCCGCCCCACCTCCAAAGAAGCAAAGGACATCGGACGCACCCCGACCTCCCACCAGAACcatctcatcctcctcctcgtcttcctccACATCCTGCAGCTCACTCACCAGCTCATCGGGGGCACGCAGCAAGCGCAGCGCCAGCGGAGACTGCAGCCCGCGCGGCAGCTCCGACTCAGAGGACAGCGAGCGCAGGCGCAACCACAACATCCTGGAGCGCCAGCGCCGCAACGACCTGCGCTCCAGCTTCCTGACGTTGCGCGACCACGTGCCGGAGCTGGCGCACAACGAGAAAGCTGCGAAGGTGCTGATCCTGAAGAAGGCCACTGAGTATGTGAGCTCACTGGAGACAGAGGAGATGAGGCTCCAGCAGGAGAAGGACAGGCTCCAAGCCCGCAGGCAGCAGCTGATGCGCAGGCTGGAGCAGGCTAGGACTCGCTAA